The proteins below come from a single Melospiza melodia melodia isolate bMelMel2 chromosome 12, bMelMel2.pri, whole genome shotgun sequence genomic window:
- the CEP63 gene encoding centrosomal protein of 63 kDa isoform X5 — translation MEALLEGMQRGGRGSGGFLTSCEAELQELMKQIDIMVAHKKCEWEGQTQALEACLSAREQELSSAKAALQEKQKEVGMLRRQVEDVEKSKQDMVREYEQQLKKFQEELSRLRRSYEKLQKKKTRSRGEANKGQEEDKFELSRLTRKLEEFRQKSLDWEQQRLQYQQQVASLEAQRKALAEHSELMQNTEKFKMSTPSSCWNQTQLASRKQMLDSVELASRSEIQHLSSRLERARDTISANEREVERLSMRVDGLSEDNRIILEDQHRVEEELRESKTMLEVLQDEKMELKATLQSQEDFINSSKLHQEQLQKQLDRMTETLHTKELLIRALEERLQGKPLSSAGLELEQVLLQLDVAQKKEQHLQSEVSRLENSLVSSNARCVQLSEELGENIKELQSLEEDQTESRAEIKKLKDQLSQAEQMHSSELERMKREISRLTQELQQRDITIASASGSTSDLEQQLRAEIERAERKAVEHRVLLVQLETLRLENRHLSEILEKTECGKLKCPLPTASVGSIAARYLEDEEVRSQHILECLNAHIEELKKESAKIVRRFEHHE, via the exons ATGGAGGCTTTGCTGGAAGGAATGCAAAGAGGCGGGCGGGGAAG TGGTGGGTTCCTGACCTCCTGTGAGGCCGAGCTGCAGGAGCTGATGAAGCAGATCGACATCATGGTGGCTCACAAGAAATGCGAATGGGAAGGGCAGACACAGGCTTTGGAAGCTTGTCTCAGTGCTCGGGAGCAGGAACTTTCCTCTGccaaggcagctctgcaggaaaaACAAAAGGAG GTTGGCATGCTGCGTCGCCAGGTTGAGGACGTGGAAAAATCCAAGCAGGACATGGTTAGAGAGTATGAACAACAGCTGAAGAAGTTCCAGGAGGAG TTGTCCCGGCTGAGGAGGAGCTATGAGAAGctgcagaagaaaaaaacaagGAGCAGAGGAGAAGCTAACAAAGGACAAGAGGAGGACAAATTTGAATTGAGCCGACTGACCAGGAAGCTGGAG GAGTTCCGTCAGAAATCGCTTGACTGGGAGCAGCAGCGCCTGCAGTACCAGCAGCAGGTGGCATCGCTGGAGGCGCAGCGCAAGGCTCTGGCAGAGCACTCCGAGCTCATGCAG AACACTGAAAAATTCAAAATGAGCACTCCCTCAAGCTGCTGGAACCAG ACCCAGCTGGCCAGTCGGAAGCAGATGCTGGACTCGGTGGAGCTGGCGAGCCGCTCGGAAATCCAGCACTTGAGCAGCCGGCTGGAGAGGGCCAGGGACACCATCAGTGCCAACGAGCGCGAGGTGGAGAGGCTCAGCATGAGGGTGGATGGCCTCAGTGAGGACAACCGCATCATTCTGGAAGATCAGCACAGAGTTGAAGAGGAATTAAGGGAGTCCAAGACAATGTTAGAG GTGCTGCAGGATGAGAAGATGGAACTGAAAGCCACCTTGCAGTCTCAAGAAGATTTCATTAACAGCTCGAAACTGCACCAGGAACAGTTACAGAAACAGCTGGACAGGATGACTGAAACTCTTCACACAAAAGAACTCCTCATCAG GGCCTTGGAGGAGCGCTTGCAAGGGAAGCCATTGtcctctgcagggctggagctggagcaggtgctgctgcagctggatgtTGCCCAGAAGAAGGAACAGCACTTGCAGTCAGAGGTGTCTCGTCTTGAGAACAG CCTGGTGTCTTCAAATGCCAGGTGTGTGCAGCTGAGCGAGGAGCTGGGGGAGAATATCAAAGAGCTGCAGTCCCTGGAAGAAGACCAGACTGAGTCAAGGGCAGAGATTAAAAAG CTGAAAGACCAGCTCTCTCAGGCTGAACAAATGCACAGCAGTGAGCTGGAGAGGATGAAAAGGGAGATCTCCAGGCTgacccaggagctgcagcagcgagACATCACCATTGCATCAGCAAGTGGCTCCACCTCAgacctggagcagcagctcagagcagagatTGAAAGGGCAGAGAGGAAAGCAGTGGAGCACAGG GTACTTCTGGTCCAGCTGGAAACCTTGAGGCTGGAAAACCGTCATCTCTCAGAGATTCTGGAAAAAACAGAGTGTGGTAAGCTGAAG TGCCCCTTGCCTAcagcttctgtgggatccattgcTGCACGATACCTGGAAGATGAAGAAGTGAGATCGCAGCACATCCTGGAGTGCCTAAATGCTCACATTGAGGAACTGAAAAAAGAGAGTGCAAAGATAGTGAGACGATTTGAACACCATGAATAA
- the CEP63 gene encoding centrosomal protein of 63 kDa isoform X2 — MEALLEGMQRGGRGSGGFLTSCEAELQELMKQIDIMVAHKKCEWEGQTQALEACLSAREQELSSAKAALQEKQKEVGMLRRQVEDVEKSKQDMVREYEQQLKKFQEELSRLRRSYEKLQKKKTRSRGEANKGQEEDKFELSRLTRKLEEFRQKSLDWEQQRLQYQQQVASLEAQRKALAEHSELMQTQLASRKQMLDSVELASRSEIQHLSSRLERARDTISANEREVERLSMRVDGLSEDNRIILEDQHRVEEELRESKTMLEVLQDEKMELKATLQSQEDFINSSKLHQEQLQKQLDRMTETLHTKELLIRALEERLQGKPLSSAGLELEQVLLQLDVAQKKEQHLQSEVSRLENSLVSSNARCVQLSEELGENIKELQSLEEDQTESRAEIKKLKDQLSQAEQMHSSELERMKREISRLTQELQQRDITIASASGSTSDLEQQLRAEIERAERKAVEHRVLLVQLETLRLENRHLSEILEKTECGKLKGADGSLRALREDYTAELQKLIAENQQLRKDLAETRAKLGVTAQVCPGEPEGRAQQGQGREPRDLQHREAQHKQDEHTERTHLQPDRTAQHHHRDSQRFGAAETGTVTPERGEPPSQSSNKNCREPCAWLGMESVLLRVHENKDLADEASKQPALNHHRESLFSCPLPTASVGSIAARYLEDEEVRSQHILECLNAHIEELKKESAKIVRRFEHHE; from the exons ATGGAGGCTTTGCTGGAAGGAATGCAAAGAGGCGGGCGGGGAAG TGGTGGGTTCCTGACCTCCTGTGAGGCCGAGCTGCAGGAGCTGATGAAGCAGATCGACATCATGGTGGCTCACAAGAAATGCGAATGGGAAGGGCAGACACAGGCTTTGGAAGCTTGTCTCAGTGCTCGGGAGCAGGAACTTTCCTCTGccaaggcagctctgcaggaaaaACAAAAGGAG GTTGGCATGCTGCGTCGCCAGGTTGAGGACGTGGAAAAATCCAAGCAGGACATGGTTAGAGAGTATGAACAACAGCTGAAGAAGTTCCAGGAGGAG TTGTCCCGGCTGAGGAGGAGCTATGAGAAGctgcagaagaaaaaaacaagGAGCAGAGGAGAAGCTAACAAAGGACAAGAGGAGGACAAATTTGAATTGAGCCGACTGACCAGGAAGCTGGAG GAGTTCCGTCAGAAATCGCTTGACTGGGAGCAGCAGCGCCTGCAGTACCAGCAGCAGGTGGCATCGCTGGAGGCGCAGCGCAAGGCTCTGGCAGAGCACTCCGAGCTCATGCAG ACCCAGCTGGCCAGTCGGAAGCAGATGCTGGACTCGGTGGAGCTGGCGAGCCGCTCGGAAATCCAGCACTTGAGCAGCCGGCTGGAGAGGGCCAGGGACACCATCAGTGCCAACGAGCGCGAGGTGGAGAGGCTCAGCATGAGGGTGGATGGCCTCAGTGAGGACAACCGCATCATTCTGGAAGATCAGCACAGAGTTGAAGAGGAATTAAGGGAGTCCAAGACAATGTTAGAG GTGCTGCAGGATGAGAAGATGGAACTGAAAGCCACCTTGCAGTCTCAAGAAGATTTCATTAACAGCTCGAAACTGCACCAGGAACAGTTACAGAAACAGCTGGACAGGATGACTGAAACTCTTCACACAAAAGAACTCCTCATCAG GGCCTTGGAGGAGCGCTTGCAAGGGAAGCCATTGtcctctgcagggctggagctggagcaggtgctgctgcagctggatgtTGCCCAGAAGAAGGAACAGCACTTGCAGTCAGAGGTGTCTCGTCTTGAGAACAG CCTGGTGTCTTCAAATGCCAGGTGTGTGCAGCTGAGCGAGGAGCTGGGGGAGAATATCAAAGAGCTGCAGTCCCTGGAAGAAGACCAGACTGAGTCAAGGGCAGAGATTAAAAAG CTGAAAGACCAGCTCTCTCAGGCTGAACAAATGCACAGCAGTGAGCTGGAGAGGATGAAAAGGGAGATCTCCAGGCTgacccaggagctgcagcagcgagACATCACCATTGCATCAGCAAGTGGCTCCACCTCAgacctggagcagcagctcagagcagagatTGAAAGGGCAGAGAGGAAAGCAGTGGAGCACAGG GTACTTCTGGTCCAGCTGGAAACCTTGAGGCTGGAAAACCGTCATCTCTCAGAGATTCTGGAAAAAACAGAGTGTGGTAAGCTGAAG GGGGCTGATGGCAGcctgagagcactcagggagGACTACACTGCTGAGCTCCAGAAATTGATAGCTGAGAACCAGCAGCTGCGGAAGGACCTGGCAGAGACCAGGGCGAAACTGGGAGTCActgcacaggtgtgcccaggtgaacctgagggcagggctcagcaggggcAAGGCAGAGAGCCCAGGGATTTACAGCACAG GGAAGCACAGCACAAGCAGGATGAACACACAGAGAGGACACATCTCCAGCCTGACAGGACTGCTCAGCATCATCACAGGGACTCCCAAAGGTTTGGGGCTGCTGAAACAGGAACTGTGACCCCTGAGAGGGGTGAGCCACCCTCCCAGAGCAGCAACAAGAACTGCAGGGAGCCATGTGCCTGGCTGGGAATGGAGTCTGTGCTTCTTAGGGTGCATGAAAACAAAGATCTTGCAGATGAAGCATCTAAGCAGCCTGCCTTAAATCATCACAGAGAATCTCTGTTTTCG TGCCCCTTGCCTAcagcttctgtgggatccattgcTGCACGATACCTGGAAGATGAAGAAGTGAGATCGCAGCACATCCTGGAGTGCCTAAATGCTCACATTGAGGAACTGAAAAAAGAGAGTGCAAAGATAGTGAGACGATTTGAACACCATGAATAA
- the CEP63 gene encoding centrosomal protein of 63 kDa isoform X4, whose amino-acid sequence MEALLEGMQRGGRGSGGFLTSCEAELQELMKQIDIMVAHKKCEWEGQTQALEACLSAREQELSSAKAALQEKQKEVGMLRRQVEDVEKSKQDMVREYEQQLKKFQEELSRLRRSYEKLQKKKTRSRGEANKGQEEDKFELSRLTRKLEEFRQKSLDWEQQRLQYQQQVASLEAQRKALAEHSELMQVLQDEKMELKATLQSQEDFINSSKLHQEQLQKQLDRMTETLHTKELLIRALEERLQGKPLSSAGLELEQVLLQLDVAQKKEQHLQSEVSRLENSLVSSNARCVQLSEELGENIKELQSLEEDQTESRAEIKKLKDQLSQAEQMHSSELERMKREISRLTQELQQRDITIASASGSTSDLEQQLRAEIERAERKAVEHRVLLVQLETLRLENRHLSEILEKTECGKLKGADGSLRALREDYTAELQKLIAENQQLRKDLAETRAKLGVTAQVCPGEPEGRAQQGQGREPRDLQHREAQHKQDEHTERTHLQPDRTAQHHHRDSQRFGAAETGTVTPERGEPPSQSSNKNCREPCAWLGMESVLLRVHENKDLADEASKQPALNHHRESLFSCPLPTASVGSIAARYLEDEEVRSQHILECLNAHIEELKKESAKIVRRFEHHE is encoded by the exons ATGGAGGCTTTGCTGGAAGGAATGCAAAGAGGCGGGCGGGGAAG TGGTGGGTTCCTGACCTCCTGTGAGGCCGAGCTGCAGGAGCTGATGAAGCAGATCGACATCATGGTGGCTCACAAGAAATGCGAATGGGAAGGGCAGACACAGGCTTTGGAAGCTTGTCTCAGTGCTCGGGAGCAGGAACTTTCCTCTGccaaggcagctctgcaggaaaaACAAAAGGAG GTTGGCATGCTGCGTCGCCAGGTTGAGGACGTGGAAAAATCCAAGCAGGACATGGTTAGAGAGTATGAACAACAGCTGAAGAAGTTCCAGGAGGAG TTGTCCCGGCTGAGGAGGAGCTATGAGAAGctgcagaagaaaaaaacaagGAGCAGAGGAGAAGCTAACAAAGGACAAGAGGAGGACAAATTTGAATTGAGCCGACTGACCAGGAAGCTGGAG GAGTTCCGTCAGAAATCGCTTGACTGGGAGCAGCAGCGCCTGCAGTACCAGCAGCAGGTGGCATCGCTGGAGGCGCAGCGCAAGGCTCTGGCAGAGCACTCCGAGCTCATGCAG GTGCTGCAGGATGAGAAGATGGAACTGAAAGCCACCTTGCAGTCTCAAGAAGATTTCATTAACAGCTCGAAACTGCACCAGGAACAGTTACAGAAACAGCTGGACAGGATGACTGAAACTCTTCACACAAAAGAACTCCTCATCAG GGCCTTGGAGGAGCGCTTGCAAGGGAAGCCATTGtcctctgcagggctggagctggagcaggtgctgctgcagctggatgtTGCCCAGAAGAAGGAACAGCACTTGCAGTCAGAGGTGTCTCGTCTTGAGAACAG CCTGGTGTCTTCAAATGCCAGGTGTGTGCAGCTGAGCGAGGAGCTGGGGGAGAATATCAAAGAGCTGCAGTCCCTGGAAGAAGACCAGACTGAGTCAAGGGCAGAGATTAAAAAG CTGAAAGACCAGCTCTCTCAGGCTGAACAAATGCACAGCAGTGAGCTGGAGAGGATGAAAAGGGAGATCTCCAGGCTgacccaggagctgcagcagcgagACATCACCATTGCATCAGCAAGTGGCTCCACCTCAgacctggagcagcagctcagagcagagatTGAAAGGGCAGAGAGGAAAGCAGTGGAGCACAGG GTACTTCTGGTCCAGCTGGAAACCTTGAGGCTGGAAAACCGTCATCTCTCAGAGATTCTGGAAAAAACAGAGTGTGGTAAGCTGAAG GGGGCTGATGGCAGcctgagagcactcagggagGACTACACTGCTGAGCTCCAGAAATTGATAGCTGAGAACCAGCAGCTGCGGAAGGACCTGGCAGAGACCAGGGCGAAACTGGGAGTCActgcacaggtgtgcccaggtgaacctgagggcagggctcagcaggggcAAGGCAGAGAGCCCAGGGATTTACAGCACAG GGAAGCACAGCACAAGCAGGATGAACACACAGAGAGGACACATCTCCAGCCTGACAGGACTGCTCAGCATCATCACAGGGACTCCCAAAGGTTTGGGGCTGCTGAAACAGGAACTGTGACCCCTGAGAGGGGTGAGCCACCCTCCCAGAGCAGCAACAAGAACTGCAGGGAGCCATGTGCCTGGCTGGGAATGGAGTCTGTGCTTCTTAGGGTGCATGAAAACAAAGATCTTGCAGATGAAGCATCTAAGCAGCCTGCCTTAAATCATCACAGAGAATCTCTGTTTTCG TGCCCCTTGCCTAcagcttctgtgggatccattgcTGCACGATACCTGGAAGATGAAGAAGTGAGATCGCAGCACATCCTGGAGTGCCTAAATGCTCACATTGAGGAACTGAAAAAAGAGAGTGCAAAGATAGTGAGACGATTTGAACACCATGAATAA
- the CEP63 gene encoding centrosomal protein of 63 kDa isoform X6, with the protein MEALLEGMQRGGRGSGGFLTSCEAELQELMKQIDIMVAHKKCEWEGQTQALEACLSAREQELSSAKAALQEKQKEVGMLRRQVEDVEKSKQDMVREYEQQLKKFQEELSRLRRSYEKLQKKKTRSRGEANKGQEEDKFELSRLTRKLEEFRQKSLDWEQQRLQYQQQVASLEAQRKALAEHSELMQTQLASRKQMLDSVELASRSEIQHLSSRLERARDTISANEREVERLSMRVDGLSEDNRIILEDQHRVEEELRESKTMLEVLQDEKMELKATLQSQEDFINSSKLHQEQLQKQLDRMTETLHTKELLIRALEERLQGKPLSSAGLELEQVLLQLDVAQKKEQHLQSEVSRLENSLVSSNARCVQLSEELGENIKELQSLEEDQTESRAEIKKLKDQLSQAEQMHSSELERMKREISRLTQELQQRDITIASASGSTSDLEQQLRAEIERAERKAVEHRVLLVQLETLRLENRHLSEILEKTECGKLKCPLPTASVGSIAARYLEDEEVRSQHILECLNAHIEELKKESAKIVRRFEHHE; encoded by the exons ATGGAGGCTTTGCTGGAAGGAATGCAAAGAGGCGGGCGGGGAAG TGGTGGGTTCCTGACCTCCTGTGAGGCCGAGCTGCAGGAGCTGATGAAGCAGATCGACATCATGGTGGCTCACAAGAAATGCGAATGGGAAGGGCAGACACAGGCTTTGGAAGCTTGTCTCAGTGCTCGGGAGCAGGAACTTTCCTCTGccaaggcagctctgcaggaaaaACAAAAGGAG GTTGGCATGCTGCGTCGCCAGGTTGAGGACGTGGAAAAATCCAAGCAGGACATGGTTAGAGAGTATGAACAACAGCTGAAGAAGTTCCAGGAGGAG TTGTCCCGGCTGAGGAGGAGCTATGAGAAGctgcagaagaaaaaaacaagGAGCAGAGGAGAAGCTAACAAAGGACAAGAGGAGGACAAATTTGAATTGAGCCGACTGACCAGGAAGCTGGAG GAGTTCCGTCAGAAATCGCTTGACTGGGAGCAGCAGCGCCTGCAGTACCAGCAGCAGGTGGCATCGCTGGAGGCGCAGCGCAAGGCTCTGGCAGAGCACTCCGAGCTCATGCAG ACCCAGCTGGCCAGTCGGAAGCAGATGCTGGACTCGGTGGAGCTGGCGAGCCGCTCGGAAATCCAGCACTTGAGCAGCCGGCTGGAGAGGGCCAGGGACACCATCAGTGCCAACGAGCGCGAGGTGGAGAGGCTCAGCATGAGGGTGGATGGCCTCAGTGAGGACAACCGCATCATTCTGGAAGATCAGCACAGAGTTGAAGAGGAATTAAGGGAGTCCAAGACAATGTTAGAG GTGCTGCAGGATGAGAAGATGGAACTGAAAGCCACCTTGCAGTCTCAAGAAGATTTCATTAACAGCTCGAAACTGCACCAGGAACAGTTACAGAAACAGCTGGACAGGATGACTGAAACTCTTCACACAAAAGAACTCCTCATCAG GGCCTTGGAGGAGCGCTTGCAAGGGAAGCCATTGtcctctgcagggctggagctggagcaggtgctgctgcagctggatgtTGCCCAGAAGAAGGAACAGCACTTGCAGTCAGAGGTGTCTCGTCTTGAGAACAG CCTGGTGTCTTCAAATGCCAGGTGTGTGCAGCTGAGCGAGGAGCTGGGGGAGAATATCAAAGAGCTGCAGTCCCTGGAAGAAGACCAGACTGAGTCAAGGGCAGAGATTAAAAAG CTGAAAGACCAGCTCTCTCAGGCTGAACAAATGCACAGCAGTGAGCTGGAGAGGATGAAAAGGGAGATCTCCAGGCTgacccaggagctgcagcagcgagACATCACCATTGCATCAGCAAGTGGCTCCACCTCAgacctggagcagcagctcagagcagagatTGAAAGGGCAGAGAGGAAAGCAGTGGAGCACAGG GTACTTCTGGTCCAGCTGGAAACCTTGAGGCTGGAAAACCGTCATCTCTCAGAGATTCTGGAAAAAACAGAGTGTGGTAAGCTGAAG TGCCCCTTGCCTAcagcttctgtgggatccattgcTGCACGATACCTGGAAGATGAAGAAGTGAGATCGCAGCACATCCTGGAGTGCCTAAATGCTCACATTGAGGAACTGAAAAAAGAGAGTGCAAAGATAGTGAGACGATTTGAACACCATGAATAA
- the CEP63 gene encoding centrosomal protein of 63 kDa isoform X1: MEALLEGMQRGGRGSGGFLTSCEAELQELMKQIDIMVAHKKCEWEGQTQALEACLSAREQELSSAKAALQEKQKEVGMLRRQVEDVEKSKQDMVREYEQQLKKFQEELSRLRRSYEKLQKKKTRSRGEANKGQEEDKFELSRLTRKLEEFRQKSLDWEQQRLQYQQQVASLEAQRKALAEHSELMQNTEKFKMSTPSSCWNQTQLASRKQMLDSVELASRSEIQHLSSRLERARDTISANEREVERLSMRVDGLSEDNRIILEDQHRVEEELRESKTMLEVLQDEKMELKATLQSQEDFINSSKLHQEQLQKQLDRMTETLHTKELLIRALEERLQGKPLSSAGLELEQVLLQLDVAQKKEQHLQSEVSRLENSLVSSNARCVQLSEELGENIKELQSLEEDQTESRAEIKKLKDQLSQAEQMHSSELERMKREISRLTQELQQRDITIASASGSTSDLEQQLRAEIERAERKAVEHRVLLVQLETLRLENRHLSEILEKTECGKLKGADGSLRALREDYTAELQKLIAENQQLRKDLAETRAKLGVTAQVCPGEPEGRAQQGQGREPRDLQHREAQHKQDEHTERTHLQPDRTAQHHHRDSQRFGAAETGTVTPERGEPPSQSSNKNCREPCAWLGMESVLLRVHENKDLADEASKQPALNHHRESLFSCPLPTASVGSIAARYLEDEEVRSQHILECLNAHIEELKKESAKIVRRFEHHE, translated from the exons ATGGAGGCTTTGCTGGAAGGAATGCAAAGAGGCGGGCGGGGAAG TGGTGGGTTCCTGACCTCCTGTGAGGCCGAGCTGCAGGAGCTGATGAAGCAGATCGACATCATGGTGGCTCACAAGAAATGCGAATGGGAAGGGCAGACACAGGCTTTGGAAGCTTGTCTCAGTGCTCGGGAGCAGGAACTTTCCTCTGccaaggcagctctgcaggaaaaACAAAAGGAG GTTGGCATGCTGCGTCGCCAGGTTGAGGACGTGGAAAAATCCAAGCAGGACATGGTTAGAGAGTATGAACAACAGCTGAAGAAGTTCCAGGAGGAG TTGTCCCGGCTGAGGAGGAGCTATGAGAAGctgcagaagaaaaaaacaagGAGCAGAGGAGAAGCTAACAAAGGACAAGAGGAGGACAAATTTGAATTGAGCCGACTGACCAGGAAGCTGGAG GAGTTCCGTCAGAAATCGCTTGACTGGGAGCAGCAGCGCCTGCAGTACCAGCAGCAGGTGGCATCGCTGGAGGCGCAGCGCAAGGCTCTGGCAGAGCACTCCGAGCTCATGCAG AACACTGAAAAATTCAAAATGAGCACTCCCTCAAGCTGCTGGAACCAG ACCCAGCTGGCCAGTCGGAAGCAGATGCTGGACTCGGTGGAGCTGGCGAGCCGCTCGGAAATCCAGCACTTGAGCAGCCGGCTGGAGAGGGCCAGGGACACCATCAGTGCCAACGAGCGCGAGGTGGAGAGGCTCAGCATGAGGGTGGATGGCCTCAGTGAGGACAACCGCATCATTCTGGAAGATCAGCACAGAGTTGAAGAGGAATTAAGGGAGTCCAAGACAATGTTAGAG GTGCTGCAGGATGAGAAGATGGAACTGAAAGCCACCTTGCAGTCTCAAGAAGATTTCATTAACAGCTCGAAACTGCACCAGGAACAGTTACAGAAACAGCTGGACAGGATGACTGAAACTCTTCACACAAAAGAACTCCTCATCAG GGCCTTGGAGGAGCGCTTGCAAGGGAAGCCATTGtcctctgcagggctggagctggagcaggtgctgctgcagctggatgtTGCCCAGAAGAAGGAACAGCACTTGCAGTCAGAGGTGTCTCGTCTTGAGAACAG CCTGGTGTCTTCAAATGCCAGGTGTGTGCAGCTGAGCGAGGAGCTGGGGGAGAATATCAAAGAGCTGCAGTCCCTGGAAGAAGACCAGACTGAGTCAAGGGCAGAGATTAAAAAG CTGAAAGACCAGCTCTCTCAGGCTGAACAAATGCACAGCAGTGAGCTGGAGAGGATGAAAAGGGAGATCTCCAGGCTgacccaggagctgcagcagcgagACATCACCATTGCATCAGCAAGTGGCTCCACCTCAgacctggagcagcagctcagagcagagatTGAAAGGGCAGAGAGGAAAGCAGTGGAGCACAGG GTACTTCTGGTCCAGCTGGAAACCTTGAGGCTGGAAAACCGTCATCTCTCAGAGATTCTGGAAAAAACAGAGTGTGGTAAGCTGAAG GGGGCTGATGGCAGcctgagagcactcagggagGACTACACTGCTGAGCTCCAGAAATTGATAGCTGAGAACCAGCAGCTGCGGAAGGACCTGGCAGAGACCAGGGCGAAACTGGGAGTCActgcacaggtgtgcccaggtgaacctgagggcagggctcagcaggggcAAGGCAGAGAGCCCAGGGATTTACAGCACAG GGAAGCACAGCACAAGCAGGATGAACACACAGAGAGGACACATCTCCAGCCTGACAGGACTGCTCAGCATCATCACAGGGACTCCCAAAGGTTTGGGGCTGCTGAAACAGGAACTGTGACCCCTGAGAGGGGTGAGCCACCCTCCCAGAGCAGCAACAAGAACTGCAGGGAGCCATGTGCCTGGCTGGGAATGGAGTCTGTGCTTCTTAGGGTGCATGAAAACAAAGATCTTGCAGATGAAGCATCTAAGCAGCCTGCCTTAAATCATCACAGAGAATCTCTGTTTTCG TGCCCCTTGCCTAcagcttctgtgggatccattgcTGCACGATACCTGGAAGATGAAGAAGTGAGATCGCAGCACATCCTGGAGTGCCTAAATGCTCACATTGAGGAACTGAAAAAAGAGAGTGCAAAGATAGTGAGACGATTTGAACACCATGAATAA